The following proteins are co-located in the Dromiciops gliroides isolate mDroGli1 chromosome 2, mDroGli1.pri, whole genome shotgun sequence genome:
- the HRH2 gene encoding histamine H2 receptor yields MAAASQVSIWRQALTGLVLILLILITVLGNVVVCLAVGLNRKLRSLTNCFIVSLAITDLLLGLLVLPFSAACELGQTCDFAKPLCKVYTSLDVMLCTASILNLFMISLDRYYAITAPLRYTMVVTPKRVAIALILIWMISITFSFLPIHLEWNTQNITNSNLSNKCKLQVNKAYGLVDGLITFYIPLLVMCATYYRIFKIAREQAKRINHSYYNKAVTIREHKATVTLAVVMGAFIICWFPYFTVFVYRGIWGDINETFETIVLWLGYVNSALNPILYAALNRDFRTAYQCLFCCRGTAVTSRGSSLSPITSRKSQNKSHQVTLGLQEETSLRCPVQNGNEAPFPQEPDNYGTSSLAGQRKPFLAYTSNSRNVLTCWKNVWSLKFFSQRQREESVGGLSDILRTPPPQITQDITSQTTEDTTHQAILETFPCQ; encoded by the exons ATGGCTGCTGCCAGCCAAGTCTCAATTTGGCGCCAAGCTTTGACCGGCCTAGTGCTCATACTCCTAATCCTCATCACAGTCTTGGGTAACGTGGTAGTATGCCTGGCCGTGGGGTTGAACCGAAAGCTCCGGAGCCTCACCAACTGCTTCATTGTGTCCTTGGCCATCACTGACCTCCTCTTGGGCCTCCTCGTGCTGCCATTCTCAGCTGCTTGTGAGCTGGGCCAGACATGTGATTTTGCAAAGCCCCTTTGCAAGGTTTACACCAGCCTCGATGTAATGCTCTGCACCGCATCCATTCTCAACCTCTTCATGATCAGCCTGGACCGATACTATGCCATCACAGCCCCACTGCGCTACACCATGGTGGTGACACCCAAACGTGTGGCCATTGCACTTATCTTAATCTGGATGATCTCCATCACCTTCTCCTTCCTGCCCATCCACTTAGAGTGGAACACTCAAAACATCACTAATTCAAACTTGTCCAATAAGTGCAAACTGCAAGTCAATAAGGCCTATGGCTTGGTGGATGGGTTGATCACATTCTACATCCCACTGCTAGTGATGTGTGCCACCTACTATCGCATTTTCAAAATTGCACGTGAACAGGCCAAGAGAATTAACCATAGCTACTACAACAAGGCTGTTACCATTCGAGAGCACAAAGCCACTGTTACACTGGCAGTCGTGATGGGGGCCTTCATCATTTGCTGGTTCCCCTACTTCACAGTGTTTGTTTACCGAGGAATATGGGGAGACATCAATGAGACCTTTGAAACTATCGTACTGTGGCTTGGCTATGTCAACTCAGCTCTGAACCCCATCTTGTATGCTGCTCTGAATCGGGACTTCCGCACAGCATACCAGTGCCTCTTCTGCTGCAGGGGCACTGCTGTCACTTCCAGGGGATCCTCCCTGTCTCCTATCACCTCCCGAAAATCCCAAAACAAATCCCACCAAGTGACACTAGGACTTCAGGAAGAGACATCTCTGAGATGCCCAGTACAGAATGGAAATGAAGCCCCATTCCCCCAGGAACCAGATAATTACGGAACTTCAAGTTTGGCTGGCCAGAG gaagccttttctggcCTATACCTCCAACTCTAGAAACGTCCTCACCTGCTGGAAAAATGTGTGGAGCTTGAAGTTCTTCTCCCAAAGGCAAAGGGAGGAATCTGTTGGAGGACTTTCCGACATACTGAGGACACCACCACCCCAGATCACTCAGGACATTACCTCTCAGACCACCGAGGACACCACTCACCAAGCTATCTTGGAAACCTTCCCATGCCAATGA